The Archocentrus centrarchus isolate MPI-CPG fArcCen1 chromosome 12, fArcCen1, whole genome shotgun sequence genome includes a window with the following:
- the tmem203 gene encoding transmembrane protein 203: MLFSLRELVQWLGFATFELFLHLLALLVFSMLVALRVDMFTPGLSWWLVFVPLFAADGLSTYFTAIVSIRLYQENEKRLAVLRLLWVLTVLSLKLVCEVLLCQKLAEQEQAKDLWFGLIVSPLFILLQLLMIRACRVN, encoded by the coding sequence ATGCTGTTCTCCCTCAGGGAGCTGGTCCAGTGGCTGGGCTTCGCTACCTTCGAActcttcctccacctgctgGCTCTGCTGGTATTCAGTATGCTGGTCGCCCTGAGAGTCGACATGTTCACCCCCGGGCTGAGTTGGTGGCTGGTGTTCGTCCCACTGTTCGCCGCAGATGGCCTCAGCACGTACTTCACAGCCATCGTGTCCATCCGACTTTACCAGGAGAACGAGAAGCGACTGGCTGTGCTGCGGCTCCTCTGGGTGCTGACAGTGCTTAGCCTGAAGCTGGTGTGCGAGGTTCTGCTGTGCCAGAAGCTGGCCGAGCAGGAGCAAGCCAAAGACCTGTGGTTTGGCCTCATCGTCTCgccactcttcatcctcctgcagctgctcaTGATACGAGCATGCCGCGTCAACTGA